A genomic stretch from Gallus gallus isolate bGalGal1 chromosome 13, bGalGal1.mat.broiler.GRCg7b, whole genome shotgun sequence includes:
- the KCNMB1 gene encoding calcium-activated potassium channel subunit beta-1, producing the protein MLAKKLVTAQKRGETRALCLGLGMVACSMMMYFFIGITIVPFYTKSVWTTETICKVLKVNIKDKALCSNSEGSEDEDIFHYPCLHVWVNLTASGQEVMLYYTEDTLERNPKCSYVPGNSENAKEVKAKIEEIANNFKKYQTFPCYYDPGGMQTNVILSRLYPPRGLLFTFLWPTLMFTGGCLIIVLVKISQYVSVLSARQ; encoded by the exons ATGTTGGCAAAAAAGCTGGTGACTGCACAGAAGCGAGGAGAGACGAGGGCCCTCTGTCTGGGACTGGGAATGGTCGCATGCTCCATGATGATGTACTTCTTCATTGGGATTACAATTGTGCCATTCTACACCAAAAG TGTTTGGACAACAGAAACCATATGCAAGGTCCTCAAAGTCAACATCAAGGACAAAGCCCTGTGCTCAAACAGCGAAGGCTCAGAGGATGAAGATATCTTTCACTACCCTTGCCTACACGTGTGGGTTAATCTGACGGCCTCAGGACAAGAGGTCATGTTGTATTACACTGAAGATACCCTGGAAAGAAATCCAAAG TGCTCGTATGTCCCCGGCAACTCCGAGAACGCCAaagaagtgaaagcaaaaatagaagaaattgcAAACAATTTCAAGAAGTATCAGACCTTCCCGTGCTACTATGACCCAGGAGGAATGCAGACCAATGTCATTTTAAGCAGACTTTACCCCCCCAGAGGCCTCCTCTTCACTTTCCTTTGGCCCACGCTCATGTTTACTGGTGGATGTCTGATTATCGTCCTGGTAAAGATCAGTCAGtatgtttctgttctttctgctcGGCAGTAG